One part of the Glycine soja cultivar W05 chromosome 11, ASM419377v2, whole genome shotgun sequence genome encodes these proteins:
- the LOC114377451 gene encoding U-box domain-containing protein 44-like — MEVMEERKFSKLLSELIVLVDEVSSIAMNSEIEVDIFAEFAMLVEKLPPIFNDLREKNTVLDKPPIRKSLESLENELRRAKALIKSSNLRQPIKQIEDITHDIGRSLGLLLVASLEVSTDFREKIGTLQRQLMNVRFDGSLSLASSPKSEFSTSDMKLTGEIEEEIVNVSIDDVVLQLKNGNDEEFAVAILRLKQFMRSERLDGGLFNEEATLAILFNRLGSCKADNRLAIIRLLRSIAFGNDEKKDKMVDIEYLSAVVKSLTRDSEERKEAVGLLLDLSDIQAVRRRIGRIQGCIVMLVAILNGDDSDASHDAAKLLDILSSNTQNALHMAEAGYFRPLVQYLKEGSDMNKILMATALSRLELTDHSKLSLGEAGAIEPLVNMFCTGKLESKLSSLNALQNLSTMKENVQHLISSGIAGSLLQLLFSVTSVLMTLREPASAILARIAQSESILVNEDVAQQMLSLLNLSSPIIQGHLLEALNNIASHPGASKVRSKMKEKGALQLLLPFLKENTTKVRSKVLQLLYTLSKDLTDELTEHLDETHLFNIVNIVSTSTLDSEKAAAVGILSNLPASNKKVTDILKRANLLPILISIMYSSTGSNSSTTNSFLTESIASVIIRFTISSDKKLQLFSAEQGVIPLLVKLLSSGSPITKSRASISLAQLSQNSLSLRKSRKSRWSCVLPSVNAYCEIHEGYCFVNSTFCLVKAGAVSPLIQLLEDTEREVVEAALHALSTLLQDEIWEGGVNSIAKLSGVQAIIKSLQVEDAKVQEKAIWMLERIFKVAEHRLKYGESAQVVLIDLAQKSDSRLKSTVAKVLAELELLQSQSSYF, encoded by the exons ATGGAAGTCATGGAAGAGAGAAAATTTTCTAAATTGTTGTCAGAGCTGATAGTTTTGGTTGATGAGGTTTCTTCTATTGCTATGAACTCTGAAATTGAGGTGGATATTTTTGCTGAGTTTGCCATGTTGGTTGAGAAATTGCCACCAATCTTCAATGACTTGAGGGAAAAAAACACTGTTTTGGACAAGCCGCCTATAAGAAAATCCTTGGAATCTCTTGAGAATGAGTTGAGGCGTGCTAAAGCTTTGATAAAAAGCTCCAATTTGAGACAACCTATCAAGCAAATTGAGGACATAACGCATGATATCGGTCGATCCTTGGGCCTTCTGCTTGTAGCCAGCCTTGAAGTGTCCACGGATTTCAGAGAAAAGATTGGTACATTGCAAAGACAATTGATGAATGTGAGATTTGATGGCAGTTTAAGTCTAGCTTCAAGTCCAAAATCAGAGTTTTCCACCAGTGACATGAAGCTGACCGGAGAAATAGAAGAGGAAATAGTTAATGTCTCTATCGATGATGTTGTTTTGCAACTTAAGAATGGTAATGATGAAGAATTTGCGGTTGCAATTTTGAGACTAAAGCAGTTCATGAGGAGTGAAAGACTGGATGGTGGCTTGTTTAACGAGGAAGCAACTCTTGCCATTCTTTTCAATCGTCTAGGTTCATGTAAGGCAGACAATAGGTTGGCGATCATTCGATTGCTAAGAAGTATTGCTTTTGGAAATGATGAGAAAAAG GATAAGATGGTAGATATTGAGTATTTATCAGCAGTGGTGAAGTCACTGACAAGAGATTCAGAAGAGAGGAAGGAAGCAGTAGGGCTGTTGCTAGACCTCTCTGACATTCAAGCAGTTCGACGGCGAATTGGAAGAATTCAAGGGTGCATTGTTATGTTAGTTGCTATACTTAATGGGGATGACTCTGATGCCTCTCATGACGCAGCAAAGTTATTGGATATATTGTCTAGTAATACTCAAAATGCACTTCATATGGCTGAGGCTGGCTACTTCAGGCCACTGGTGCAGTATTTGAAAGAAG GGTCTGACATGAACAAGATCCTAATGGCGACAGCACTTTCTAGGTTGGAGCTCACTGATCACAGCAAACTTTCCCTTggagaagctggggcaattgagCCCCTTGTGAATATGTTTTGTACCGGGAAACTCGAGTCCAAGTTATCATCTCTAAATGCGCTACAAAATCTGTCTACCATGAAAGAAAATGTGCAACACTTGATCAGTTCTGGAATTGCAGGATCTCTGCTACAACTTCTTTTCTCAGTAACATCTGTGCTCATGACTTTGCGCGAGCCTGCATCGGCTATTCTTGCAAGAATTGCTCAGTCAGAATCCATCCTTGTTAATGAAGATGTGGCTCAGCAGATGCTTTCACTTTTGAATCTTTCTAGCCCTATAATTCAAGGTCATCTGTTAGAAGCTCTAAATAACATAGCCTCTCATCCTGGTGCATCCAAGGTGAGAagcaaaatgaaggaaaaaggtGCACTTCAGCTGCTCTTGCCCTTTCTGAAGGAAAACACCACCAAAGTCAGGAGTAAGGTCTTGCAATTGCTATACACTCTCTCAAAAGATCTAACAGATGAGTTGACTGAACATCTTGATGAAACTCATCTTTTCAACATTGTCAATATtgtctcaacatcaacattagACAGTGAAAAGGCTGCGGCTGTTGGCATACTGAGTAATCTTCCTGCTAGTAATAAAAAAGTGACAGATATACTGAAGAGGGCAAATTTACTGCCCATTTTAATATCCATTATGTATTCTAGCACAGGAAGTAATTCATCCACAACAAATAGTTTCTTAACAGAGAGTATTGCAAGTGTTATTATTCGCTTCACAATTTCCTCTGACAAGAAACTACAACTTTTTTCAGCCGAACAAGGGGTGATTCCTTTGCTAGTAAAACTGCTCTCAAGTGGTTCACCAATCACAAAATCAAGGGCTTCTATCTCTCTGGCTCAACTATCACAGAATTCTCTGTCTCTTAGGAAATCGAGAAAATCAAGGTGGTCATGTGTTCTGCCCTCGGTGAATGCATATTGTGAAATTCATGAGGGATATTGCTTTGTCAACAGCACATTTTGTTTGGTCAAGGCGGGTGCTGTTTCTCCCCTTATTCAATTATTGGAAGATACTGAGAGAGAAGTAGTTGAAGCTGCTTTGCATGCCCTCTCAACTCTTTTGCAAGATGAAATCTGGGAAGGTGGTGTCAATTCCATTGCCAAGTTGTCGGGTGTGCAGGCTATTATAAAAAGTCTACAAGTTGAGGATGCAAAGGTTCAAGAAAAAGCAATATGGATGTTGGAGAGAATATTCAAGGTTGCAGAACATAGATTAAAATATGGAGAATCTGCTCAGGTGGTTCTTATTGATCTTGCCCAGAAAAGTGATTCTAGATTGAAGTCAACAGTTGCAAAAGTTTTAGCTGAGCTGGAGCTCTTGCAATCTCAATCAAGTTACTTCTGA
- the LOC114374015 gene encoding U3 small nucleolar ribonucleoprotein protein IMP4-like, translating into MLRRNIRLRREYLYRKSLEGKERLLYEKKRKIREALQEGKPIPTELRNEEAALRREIDLEDENTAVPRTHIDDEYAYAAEKDPKILLTTSRDPSAPLQQFVKELSFVFPNAQRMNRGGQVISEIIESCRAHDYTDVVLVHEHRGVPDGLIVCHLPFGPTAYFGLLNVVTRHEIKDKKAIGTMPEAYPHLILDNFSSKLGDRTANILKHLFPVPKPDTKRIVTFSNQSDYISFRHHIYEKHGGPKSIELKEIGPRFELRLYQIKLGTVDQAEAQIEWVIRPYMNTTKKRKFLSN; encoded by the exons ATGCTGCGTAGAAACATCCGTTTGAGGAGAGAGTATTTGTACCGAAAGAGCTTAGAAGGCAAAGAACGCTTGCTCTACGAAAAGAAGCGCAAAATCAGAGAAGCTCTTCAAG aaggGAAACCCATACCCACTGAACTCAGAAACGAGGAAGCTGCTCTTCGCCGCGAAATCGACCTCGAAGATGAAAACACCGCTG TTCCGAGAACGCACATTGACGATGAGTATGCTTATGCTGCGGAAAAGGATCCTAAAATTTTGCTGACTACTTCCAGGGATCCGAGTGCTCCTCTTCAACAGTTTGTTAAG GAGTTGAGTTTTGTGTTTCCCAATGCACAGAGGATGAATCGCGGTGGTCAG GTTATCTCAGAGATTATAGAATCTTGTCGTGCACATGACTATACAGATGTTGTTTTGGTCCATGAACATCGTGGTGTACCAGACGGTTTAATTGTTTGCCATCTACCATTTGGTCCAACTGCATATTTTGGATTACTCAACGTG GTTACAAGGCATGAAATTAAagacaagaaagccattggaacAATGCCTGAGGCTTATCCACATCTGATTCTTGATAATTTCTCATCTAAG TTAGGTGACAGAACCGCAAACATTCTGAAGCATCTTTTTCCAGTGCCAAAACCAGACACAAAACGTATTGTCACCTTTTCCAACCAGTCTGACTATATCTCGTTCAG GCATCATATTTATGAAAAGCATGGGGGCCCTAAATCTATAGAACTGAAGGAAATTGGTCCCCGGTTTGAGTTACGGCTTTATCAG ATAAAGTTGGGAACGGTGGATCAAGCTGAAGCTCAAATAGAATGGGTCATCAGACCTTACATGAACACCACCAAAAAGCGGAAATTTCTCAGTAATTGA